One Formosa sp. Hel3_A1_48 genomic window, TGTCATGAACCAAATTAAATTCCACATAACGCCCTCGTCTGATTTCTTGCCAATCGCGTTGGGCTTCTGTATACGTTAGGGTTTTTCTTTTCTCGACAATTGGTGTATAAGCTTCCAAGAAACTATCGCCAACTTCTGTTACAAAAGCGTACCATTGTTGCATATCCATGGTGTCGTTGGCTTTACAATAATCGAAAAACAATCCACCAATACCACGACCCTCATTTCTGTGGCTGTTGTAGAAATATTCGTCGCAACGTTTTTTGTAGTCTTCGTAAAAGTTTTTGTCGTGTTTGTCGCATGCAGATTTACAAACGCTGTGGAAATGCTTTGCATCTTCTTCAAACAAATAATATGGGGTTAAATCTTGTCCACCGCCAAACCACTGATCTACAATAGCCCCCTCTTTATCATACATTTCAAAATAACGCCAATTGGCATGAACTGTGGGGACCATGGGGCTTTTCGGATGAATAACCAAACTCAAACCGCAAGCAAAAAAATCGACTTCACCAACATTAAAATAGGCCTGCATTGCTGGAGGAAGTGGGCCATGGACTTTAGAAATATTGACACCTCCTTTTTCAAATACAGCACCATTCTGAATGATACGTGTGCGGCCACCGCCCCCTTCCTTGCGCACCCATAGATCTTCTTCAAATTTTGCCAGGCCATCAATCGCTTCTAGACTAGAAGTGATTTGATCTTGTAGCCCTTCAATATAGTTGTAAAATTGATTCTTCACAGCTGTTGCTTTTGGGGTTAGTTCGAATAGGATTTTACCGCATCAATAAATGCTTTGGCATGATCGACAGGAATGTTAGGGAGTATTCCATGACCAAGATTCACAATGTATTTATCTTTACCAAAAGCATCAATCATTTGATGTACCATTGTTTTGATTTCGGAAGGTGGAGAAAGCAATCTTGAAGGGTCAAAATTACCTTGAAGTGTGATGTTCCCCCCCGTTAAATATCTTGCGTTTCTAGCCGAGCAAGTCCAATCGACACCCAAGGCAGACGCATTAGATTTTGCCATTTCCCCTAAGGCAAACCAGCATCCTTTACCAAAGGCAATTACGGGGGCATCGTCTTTAAGAGCTTCAATTATTTGGTTAATGTACTGCCAAGAAAACTCTTGATAATCCGTAGGGGAAAGCATACCGCCCCAAGAATCAAAAATTTGTACAGCATTCACACCAGCTTTTACTTTTTCTTTTAAATAAGCAATAGTGGTATCTGTAATTTTTTGTAATAATTGATGTGCTGCAATGGGATTTGAAAAACAGAATGCTTTTGCTTTATCGAAATTTTTACTGCCTTGTCCTTGAACACAATAGCACAAAATTGTCCATGGAGACCCTGCAAATCCTATTAAAGGAATTTCATCGTTAAGCAGTTCTTTTGTGGCTTTAATAGCTTTATACACATAATCTAATTCTTCTTTTACGTCTGGAACAATTACATGATCAACATCTTTTTGCGTGCGTACAGGGTGGGGTAAATAGGGCCCAAAGTTTGGCTTCATTTCGACCTCAATGTTCATCGCTTGAGGAATGACAAGTATGTCGCAAAATAAAATTGCGGCGTCCATTCCAAATCGACGAATAGGTTGAACGGTAATTTCACTTGCAAGCTCGGGAGTTCTACAGCGTGTAAAAAAATCATATTTTTCTTTAATGGCCATAAATTCAGGTAAATAGCGTCCTGCTTGACGCATCATCCATACAGGAGGGCGTTGGACGGTTTCCCCTTTTAGTGCACGTAAAAATAAATCGTTTTTAATCATTTTTTTTGTCTTTAGCAATGTAGTGTTCATTGACCATTTCAATGACACTTTCTATTGTTGGGATCTTTGCAATACGAACGTCGTTGAAGTATTGTTTTGCCTCTTTGGCTGTTGTTTCGCCTATGCAATAGGCGGTACAATTAGGAGTGTTATTTTTCAGGAAACTCTGCACAGTTGATGGGCTATACAACAGTACTCCTTCAACGGACTCTGGTAATTTTGGCGCTTCTAGTTTTGTGCTGTACACCACAATTTCGTTAACTTTAATATTATTTTTAGCTAAGATTGATGGTAAATCGTCCATTCTAATGTCGCTACAGAAATAAGAAACTTCGCTGCCATTCATGAATTCCACAAGATGTTCTGCAAGTACTTTTGCGTTTTTAGCGCTGTGTTTGACAGGGCCAATTTTCTGCTCAATCAATTTTTTAGTCCGTCGTCCTACACAATAGATTGTCTTGAACTTCAAGTCCTCTACGGCACAATTATTTAGCAGTGCTTCAACTCCATTTTTGCTTGTAATTACGACATTTTCATGTACGGCTTTAAGTATTGATCTTTTAATTCTATTTGGTGTAGTTTTTATGAAATCTGAACTTTCAACTTTAATAGCATCAGCAAACAAATCTTTTTGCCCTTCGCTAAGTATTTTTGAAGAAAAGATATTGGTTTTTTGTGGTTTTAAGGCCGTTTTACTTACCAAGTTTTTCCCTCCTCGCTCTACAATAAATGCGACACATTCATCCACTATACCTTGATGTTTTCCCAAAGGAGCGCTGCGCTTTGCTTCAACTTTTTTTGTGCCGTCTTCACTCAGTATGATACCATGGAAATGAACTTCTTCGTCTTTTATGAAAGCCAAAGCGCCAATGGGTGCGCTACATCCGCCTTCTAATTTATTTAGGAAAGCACGCTCCATATGTGTGCAAATTTCAGTTTCTTCGTGATTTAATGCCGAACAGATTTCCAAAGTTTCTTTATCCGATTCTAAACAGGCAATCATGATAGCGCCTTGTGCAGGCGCAGGAACCATCCATTCTAGATTAACGGCATTTTGTGGCGTCAGACCAATTCGGCCAAGGCCTGCGGCAGCAAAAATAGCCCCGTTCCAATCGCTATTGTTTTCTAGCTTTTGTAGTCTTGTGTTGACATTTCCTCTCAACCCAACAAGGGTGTGCGTGGGGTACCTGTTAAGCCATTGTGCTTTTCTTCTAAGGCTGCCAGTAGCAATAATTGCATTTTCTTGCGCCAAAAACTCCTCGTTTTTTTTGAACACAAGCGTGTCTCTAACGTTTCCACGCTTAAGCACAGTTGCCTGAACTATGCCTTTTGGGAGTAGGGTTGGAACGTCTTTTAAAGAATGTACGGCGATATCAATTTCTTCATTGAGGAGTGCAATATCTAGTGTTCGTGTAAAAACACCAGTAATTCCTAGTTCATAAATGGGCTGGTTTAGCATTAAATCTCCAGTAGACTTTACAGGCACTAGTTTTGTCTTGTGCCCTAAGTGTTCGAGTTGTTCTTGAACAGTTTTTGCTTGCCAAAGCGCAAGTTGGCTATCACGAGTTCCAATGCGAATAGTTTTTGACATAATTATGAGTCTAGTTGAAAGATTTCCTGAATCAATTCCAAGCTTTTTTTGCCAGAACTAGCCTCTTGTTTGAGGTGATGTGCAAAATGATTGGTAATTTTTTGCACAATCTGCGCGCTGATAAGATCGGCTTGTGTTTTATTGAAATCTTCTAGTTTTTTGCGCTGCACATCAATTTCTGCTTCTGCAAATACATTGAGTTTTTCTTTCAACGCTTTGATCGTTGGTGCAAATTTACGGTACTCTAGCCATGCTAAAAACGCATTTTTAATCTCTTCAATTATGGCTTCGGCTACAGGGATAAATTCTTTTCTTTTATTTAGTGTCTCATCGGTTATGTTTGACAATTCATCCAAATGCGTTAGGGTTACGTTTTTCAAGTCTTTCACGTTCTCATCTACATTTTTAGGAAGTGACAAATCCAAAATAAGCAGCTCTTTTTTGTTTTGTATGAGTTGCTTATCTACGGTAGGGTTTTGTGCTCCAGTAGCCACAATGAGGATGTCAGTGTTTTTAATTTCCTCTGGTAGTTGACTGTAATCTTTCACCAAAACCTTGAACTTTCCAGCGATTTTTTCTGCCCTATCCCTTGTTCTATTGATCAAGGTAATGTGTTCATTTTTGGTGTGTTTGATGAGGTTTTCACAAGTATTTCTTCCAATTTTCCCCGTCCCAAAAAGAAGAATATTTTTGGTGGTTACATCCTTTACCGATTTTAGAATGTATTGTACAGAAGCAAAAGATACCGAAGTTGCACCCGAAGAAAGCTTTGTTTCTGTTTTAATGCGTTTGCTGGCCTGAATTACAGAATTTATGAGCCGCTCGAGAAAGGCATCTAAAAGACCATATTTTTTTGATACTCTTGCGCTCGATTTCAGTTGGCTAATGATTTCGAAGTCGCCAAGAATTTGGCTGTCCAATCCCGCCCCCACGCGAAACATATGCTCAATGGCTAGGCTATCTTTTAAAGTATATGCCACTGGCTCTAATGCTTCGATCGTCCCAACGGTATTATTGCACAATAGCTGTACCAATTCATTAGGGTCATTTACAAAAGCATAGATTTCGGTACGATTACAGGTTGATGTGGCTACAATACTTTGAATTCCTGATGTCTTGGCTTGATTGAGTAAACGCGCTTTTTTTGTAGGACTTAAACTAAAGTCTCCGCGAAGTTTAGCATCTGCTTTTTTGTAGCTTATGCCGATAACATAAAAAGAAGTTTTTTTAGTGCTTCCGAGTTGCTCCATTTATTTGGGTAATGTGTGCGTTCGTGGGCAAAAATAGCATCTAAGCTAAACAAAAAATAACGCTAGAGGAACTTTATTTGTCGTTTAGGGTTTTGTCTGTAATAATTCCTTATTTTTGCAATTCAATTTCAAACAACAGGTTTAAATTGATTAAAAATGCAATTTTTATTTATAATGAATCTAAATAAAGAAAATTCTTATTCGTTAAGTCCATCCTCAAAAAGTGTCGCTACAGGGACTTTTTTAGAAACTTCTATTGAGTCTGGGTTTTTGGTGATGACATTTCAAAACGAAACGGATAAGCTTAAGTTACTAGAAAAAGACATAGATAACTCCTACATTCAATTTCATTTTTGTTTAAAGGGTTCTGCTCAATTTTGTTTTAATAACAATACGTACACGCTTGATATTCCTGAAGAAAACTCTTTATTGTTGTACAATCCTCAACGCGATCTGCCAATTCATATGATTACTCAGCCAAATACTTGGGTTGTCTCTGTTTTAATTTCTATCAAGAAGTTTCATGGCTTGTTTTCTCATGAGGCAAATTACATCACCTTTTTAAAAGACGACAACAAGCTTAAGAAGTATTATAAAGATGGATATATTTCGCCATCTATGGCAATCGTTTTAAATCAAATCATTAACTATAATTTGAATTCTAATCTGCGTGAGCTGTACTGTAAAGCTAAAGTATACGAATTACTCAGCCTTTACTTTAACCGCGGAGAAGATGCAAACATAGAGCAGTGTCCTTTTCTGGAAGACGAGTCTAATGTTTTGAAAATAAAGAAAGCGAAAGACATAATTATTCAGCGTATGGCAGAACCACCAACACTTGTCGATCTCGCCAACGAAATAGAGCTTAGTTTAAAAAAGCTAAAAGAAGGGTTTAAGCAAATCTACGGGACTACCGTCTATGGTTTTTTGTTTGATTACAAAATGGAACTTGCTCGTAAATTATTAGAATCTGGGGGGCATAATGTTAATGAAGTTGGCCTGAGGGTTGGTTACAGTACAGCAAGCCATTTTATATCTGCTTTTAAAAAACAATACGGGACCACTCCAAAAAAATATATTCAATCCTTAAATTAATTATACAAAAAAATGAAAGGTGTTTTATTAGTCAATTTAGGCTCACCGGATAGCCCAAATCCAAAAGATGTTAAGAAATATTTAGGCGAATTCCTAATGGACGAACGTGTTATTGATGTCCCAAAGTGGGCGAGAACACTTTTGGTCAAGGGGATTATCTTGAACACTAGGCCTAAGGCTTCAGCAAAGGCTTACAAGAAAATTTGGTGGGACGAAGGCTCTCCTTTAATCGTGTTATCGGAACGTCTCAAAGACAAGGTTCAACAACAAATAGAACTGCCACTGTCTTTGGCTATGCGCTATGGTAGAATGTCTATTAAATCAGGGTTACAAGCCTTGGCAGACAAAGGAGTCACAGACGTCTTGATCATTCCATTATACCCACAATTTGCAATGGCAACAACAGAAACAATTTTGGTCTTAGCCGAAAAGTTGCAAAAAGAATTCTTCCCCCAAATGAATTTGGAAAATTTACCTCCTTTTTATAACAATCCAGACTATATTAAAGTTCTTTCGGAGTCAATAAAAGCATATTTGAAAGGAAAAGAATATGATCATTTGTTGTTTTCATACCACGGAATTCCAGAGCGCCACATCCGCAAAAGTGATGTTACAAAATCACACTGTAAGATTGATAAATCGTGTTGCAGTACAGCTTCTGAGGCACATGCATATTGCTATAAACACCAGTGTGTTGAGGTGACCCGTTTAGTGGGCGAGTATTTAAAAATGTCACCCGATACGTTCTCCACGTCCTTTCAGTCACGATTGGGGTTTGACCCATGGCTTCGCCCTTATACCGACCGTACGATAGAGCGTTTAGGAAAAGAAGGAACAAAAAACATGGCTATAGTTACTCCTGCATTTGTTAGTGATTGCTTGGAAACTTTGGAGGAAATTGCTATGGAAGGCGAAGAAATTTTCCACGAAGCTGGAGGAAAAGTATTCAACACTATACCGTGTTTGAACGATGATCCACAATGGGTTGCTTTATTGGCACAATGGATCCAAGAATGGGCAACTAAAGCTGTAACTACTACTTAGATGTCTAAACCAATAGTGTCAGACTTTGGAGCAGAGCCTATAGGAAAATTACTTGTGCGTCAAGCTGTTCCTGCATCAATTGGTATTTTGGTGATGTCTCTCAATATCTTAATCGATACTATTTTTGTTGGGCATTGGATAGGTGCCCAAGCGATTGCCGCTATAAATGTGGTTTTGCCAGTTTCTTTTTTTATAGCTGCCTTGGGGATGTCTATTGGTATAGGTGGATCCTCAATTATTTCGAGAGCTTTAGGGTCCAAAGCGAAACCCAAAGCCCTAACTACTTTCGGCAATCAAATTTCACTCACGCTTTTGCTTACCCTAACTCTTGTTGTTTTTGGGCTTTGTTTTATAGATGAAATCATCCCTATTTTTGGCGGCAAAGGCACTATTTTTACTCCGGCTAAAACATACTACAGAATTGTGCTTTATGGAGTGCCACTATTAGCACTTTCTATGATGGGCAATACGGTGATTCGCGCTGAAGGTAAGCCAAAATTTGCTATGTATGCCATGATGATACCTTCTGTTACCAACCTAGTTTTAGATGTTATTTTGATTAAGGTTTTGGATTTAGGCATGCTTGGCGCTGCATGGGCTACTACAGGATCTTATGCATTTTGTTTTCTTTTTATTTTATGGTTTTTCTTCTCCAAATACTCAGAAATGAAAATTGATTGGCATCATTTTGGCCTCAAAAAACCAATAGTCTCAGAAATAAGTAGCTTGGGCCTGGTGACCTTATCTCGTCAAGCTGTAGTAAGTGTAACTTATCTATTAATGAATAATATTTTATTCGATTTTGGTGGAGAAACTTCAGTCACAGCCTATGCCATTGTTTCTAGAATGCTCATGTTTGCTTTATTCCCCATATTTGGTATCACACAAGGCTTTATCCCCATAGCAGGATTTAATTATGGCGCTAAAAACTATGTCCGTGTGCGTCAATCCATTAGTATTGCCATACGTTATTCTATGATTCTAGCAACCTTAGTTTTTGTGGCTTTAATTGGGGCTCCAGAACTCATTACGAAGATGTTTACCACAGATCCGTTGGTGTTGCAAAAAACGCCAAGCGCTATGCGTTGGGTTTTTGCAGCCACACCAATTATCGCGGTACAGCTTATTGGCGCAGCTTATTTTCAGGCTGTAGGAAAAGCTACACCAGCCTTATTACTTACCCTTTCCAGGCAAGCATTTTTCTTTATACCTTTAATTTTTATCTTACCTTTATGGTATGGAGAGCTCGGCGTTTGGATGGCATTCCCTGCCTCTGACGTCTTATCTACTTTAGTAACTGCTTATTTTTTGAGGAAAGAAATGAAACAAAATTTAAAAGAATCCTAATGGAATATTACAACTACATTAAAGCGCTGCATTTGATTTTTGTGATCACTTGGTTTGCAGGGCTTTTTTACATTCCACGCTTGTTTATTTACCATATAGAAGCCAGTCAAAAACCCTTAGTGGAAAGCGAAATTCTCTGCACACAACTAAAGCTAATGTCGAGCAGGTTGTGGTATATCATTACATGGCCTTCAGCAATATTAGCTACTTTTTTTGCATTATGGTTGTTACATTTGGCTCCATACTGGATGGAACAGTCCTGGATGCACGCAAAGCTTGCCTTTGTGGTGTTGCTCTTTGCATACCACATCAAAACCCACATGATTTTCAAATCATTACAAAGCGATAAGATCAATTACTCATCAAATTTTATGCGTATTTGGAACGAAGGTGCGACCCTTATATTATTTGCTATAGTATTTTTAGTAATCCTCAAAAACACATTAGATATGCTTTACGGCCTTTTAGGCCTTTTGGGCCTTGCTCTTGTTTTAATCTTAGGAATCCGTCTTTATAAAAAGACAAGAGGTAGCTAGGGTTGCAAATCCTTCATTTTTCATATATTTATAAAAAAGAGCTCAGTATGGCAAAACGCAGTCTGTCTTTAAGTTCAAGAATTTTCTTTTACATGATCCTTTTGGTGGTTTTGGCTTCCATTTTGATTGCTGCAGTTACTGTTTACCAATACAATGAGCAATCCCAGGATTACCACCGCAAAAGATTGGAGCGTAAAGAGGTGCAACTCATGTCAAGCATAAATTATGTTTTGAAGGAGTCGAGCTGGGAGATAAAAACAGACAATTTAGAGCTCATTTTTAAAGATAAGATTTATGAAATTGCCAATATTCACAATGTTGCTTTCAATCTTTATGATCTAAAAGGAAAGCTGATCAAATCTTCTAAACCTTGGCTGGAAAATGATCCAGTTCCAGACCAGCTTCCCAGTTATATTATGGATACTTTAGCACTGATTTCATCAAAGCGTTTTGTAGAAAAAAACAAACTGTTGGATGGTAATTACCGTTCTTCTTATTTGATTCTTAACGCCCCTTCATCAAAGCCCCTAGGAATTTTAAATGTACCCTACTTTGACGATGATTCTTTGAATTCTGGAGAGTTAAAAGAATTTTTAATTCGGCTCGGATATGCGTATATCATTATGATGCTAATTGCCATAGCATTTGCATATTTTATGTCCAAACTAATTACAAAGTCGCTAAAGGCTATAAGTGATAAAATGTACCAAACCCGTTTTGAAAAGCGCAATAAAAAAATTGCACTAGACGGGGCTACTTCCGAAGTGATGTCGCTTGTAGAATCCTATAATAACATGATTGATGCTTTGGAGGAAAGTGCACAAAAATTAGCTTCAACTGAACGCGAACAAGCATGGAGAGAGATGGCAAAGCAAGTCGCTCATGAGGTAAAAAATCCCTTAACCCCAATGCGCTTGAGTGTACAAAGTTTTCAACGAAAATTCAATCCAGATGACAAAGACATTCTAAAAAAAGTAGACGAATACAGCAAGACGCTTATCCAGCAAATTGATACTATGAGTAAAATTGCCGAAGCCTTTTCTAGTTTCGCTAAAATGCCCACACAAAAGATAGAGCACCTAAATGTTGTTAAAGTGGTTGAACACGCTTTAGATATTTTCCCTGATTCATCAATCGATTTTTCGAGTACCGCACAATTGATTCAAGCAGATTTTGACAGAGATCAGCTTAACAGAATTGTAACTAATTTGGTCAAAAATGCTATTCAAGCGATTCCAGAAGACCGAACAGCTGCTATAAAAGTCGAACTCTCTGAAGAAGCCCATCATATCTTTATTAAAGTAAAAGACAACGGAAGCGGAATAGAAAATGGAATAGGGCAGAAAATATTTGAACCAAAATTTACAACTAAAACTAGCGGAATGGGACTAGGTTTGCCAATGGTAAAAAACATAGTTGAAGCCTACAATGGGGAAATTACGTTTAATACAACTTTAAATAAAGGGACTGTTTTTGTAGTTTCTTTTCCAAAAAAACAATAAATCATGCAGTTCAATAATCTTCTCTTACATATTGATCAAGGTGTTGGTGTTATTACAATCAACCGACCGAAAAAATTAAATGCTTTGAACAAGGAAACTATTCAAGAATTGCACGATGCTGTAAAAAGCTTGAACGCATCTAAAGATATCCGCGTTATTATCATCACTGGAAGTGGCGAGAAAGCATTTGTAGCAGGTGCTGATATTAGTGAATTTTCCGATTTTAGCGTCCAACAAGCAGCGCAATTGGCTCGTGAGGGGCAGAATATATTATTTGATTTTATTGATCAACTATCCACACCTGTCATTGCAGCTGTAAATGGTTTTGCTCTTGGCGGGGGCTTGGAGTTGGCTATGGCAGCGCATTTTAGAGTCGCTAGTGCTAATGCACGCATGGGGCTTCCAGAAGTGAGTTTGGGGGTAATCCCTGGTTATGGAGGAACACAGCGCTTGGCACAATTAATTGGGAAGGGAAGAGCTTTAGAAATGATCACCACAGCACAGATGATTGATGCCTTGAAAGCAGAGCGTTGGGGTCTTGTAAATGCGGTAATACCTCAAGATGAATTACTTTCATATTGCCTGTCATTGGCTGAAAAAATCAAGCGAAATAGCCCTTTGGCAATAGCCGCAGCAATAAGAGCCGTAAATGCCAATTACCAAGAGGGTGTACAAGGGTACGATGTCGAAATTTCTGAGTTTGCTAAGTGTTTTGGGACAGATGATTTTTCAGAAGGGACGTCGGCATTTTTAGAAAAGCGAAAAGCAAAGTTTTAAGGCTAATTTCTGAGCATAAAAAAACCCAAAAACAGATGTTCTAGGGTTTATGTTTTTTCAAAATTTTGTTATTAATCTGCTAAGACAATAATTTTGTTGGCGTTCATTTCTATTGTTCCAGAGCTTATTGCAAGCCAATACCCTTTTTCTTTTTGTTCAAATTTTGAGGCATTGTTTTCATCCAGATTAATCGATCCACGAATCTTTACAAAACCTTCTTTTAAAATTGAAACAATTGGCGCGTGATTATTTAGCATTTCAAACTCTCCATTGGCACCAGGGACAGAGACACTATCGACCTCGCCTTTAAAAAGCGTTGTTTCAGGAGATACAATTTCTAAATACATATGTTTCAGTATTAAGCCTCAGCCAACATTTTTTCACCTGCTTCAATCGCTTCTTCAATAGTCCCTTTAAGGTTGAAAGCTGCTTCTGGCAAGTGGTCCAATTCACCATCCATAATCATAGTAAATCCTTTGATGGTTTCTTTAATGTCTACAAGTACACCTGGAATTCCTGTAAATTGCTCAGCAACATGGAATGGTTGAGATAGGAAACGTTGTACACGACGAGCACGCCCTACGGCCAACTTATCTTCTTCCGAAAGTTCTTCCATTCCTAAGATGGCAATAATATCTTGTAATTCTTTATAGCGTTGTAACAACTCTTTTACACGTTGCGCACAATCGTAGTGCTCACCGCCAAGAATGTCTGCCGTCAAAATTCTAGAGGTTGAATCTAGAGGATCTACCGCAGGATAGATACCGAGCTCGGCAATTTTTCGAGACAATACTGTTGTTGCATCCAAGTGCGCGAATGTAGTTGCTGGCGCTGGATCTGTAAGGTCATCCGCAGGAACATATACTGCTTGTACTGAAGTAATAGAGCCTTTTTTCGTTGAGGTAATGCGCTCTTGCATTGCACCCATTTCTGTAGCTAGTGTTGGCTGATATCCTACCGCTGAAGGCATACGCCCTAGTAGGGCTGACACCTCAGAACCTGCTTGCGTAAATCGGAAAATATTGTCAACAAAGAACAAAACATCTTTTCCTTGACCATCGCCTGCACCGTCACGGAAATATTCGGCAATAGTAAGTCCCGATAGCGCAACACGTGCACGTGCTCCAGGGGGTTCGTTCATTTGACCAAAAACAAAAGTTGCTTTGGATTCCTTCATGGCAGCTTTGTCAACTTTTTTCAAGTCCCATCCACCGTCTTCCATAGAATGCATAAAGTCATCACCGTACTTTATAATACCTGATTCTAACATTTCGCGAAGCAAATCATTTCCCTCACGCGTACGCTCTCCAACTCCGGCAAATACTGATAGTCCTCCGTGTCCTTTGGCAATGTTGTTAATTAGCTCTTGAATCAATACGGTTTTCCCTACACCTGCACCACCAAATAGTCCAATTTTTCCTCCTTTGGCGTAAGGCTCAATGAGGTCAATAACTTTTATTCCTGTAAAAAGAACTTCAGTTGAAGTAGAAAGGTCTTCAAATTTTGGTGCTTCTCTGTGTATTGGAAGTCCGTCTTTTCCAGCTTTTGGCAAGTTACCTAGGCCATCAATAGCATCACCAATGACATTGAATAAACGCCCGTATACATCATCGCCAATAGGCACTTGAATAGGTGCTCCAGTGGCATTTACTTCTGTACCACGGCTTAATCCATCGGATGAGTCCATGGCAATTGTACGGACTGAATTTTCGCCAATATGTGATTGCACTTCTAAGACGAGTGTTGAGCCATCTGGACGATTGATTTCTAGAGAATCATATATTTTTGGAAGGTCTGTTCCAGAACCAAATTCTACATCGATAACTGGGCCAACAATTTGAGAAACTTTACCTGTAACTTTTGACATTACTTCTTTGAGTTTTATTTTTAGCTAAAATTTTGTTTAAAAACCACTGGTTTTTGCGCTGCAAAGATAGATAATATAATTAAAAAACCCAGAGCAAAACTCCGGGTTTTTTTAAATTTTATAATCTAATTTTAGAATTGGATTTTGGCACCTCCATAGTATAGAGAACCAATATTTCCTGAACCAGGGATACTGACATATTCGCGTCCAGCGATATTGTTTCCTCCGATTTCAAACTTAACGTTGCTTAATGCATTTATCCCAAATGTAACCTTCGCATCTACGACCGTGTTTTCTCTAATCGTCGCGTCAATAAATGAAGATTCATAATAATATTCAGAATTGTATCGTGCATTTGCAGAGATTGTAAGGTTTTCACTAACATTAGAAGTAAGCCCCAATTTTATTCGGTGCTTAGGCGTATTCCAAGATAATTCAAAATCAGAATTTGCTTTGGCTTCGTAATCTAACTCATTATACTCGTAAATGAAATTCATTGAAGTAGAGGCGTTTAAGCGTTGAATGGCCTCTAAGCTGAATCCGTAAGTATCAAATGGAACGTCTAAGTTAGCATCAACTCCAAATTGAGCGTACGCACCTAGACCCATAGCTACTGCTGCAGGCTGTCCAATTGCCGCAG contains:
- a CDS encoding MATE family efflux transporter, translated to MSKPIVSDFGAEPIGKLLVRQAVPASIGILVMSLNILIDTIFVGHWIGAQAIAAINVVLPVSFFIAALGMSIGIGGSSIISRALGSKAKPKALTTFGNQISLTLLLTLTLVVFGLCFIDEIIPIFGGKGTIFTPAKTYYRIVLYGVPLLALSMMGNTVIRAEGKPKFAMYAMMIPSVTNLVLDVILIKVLDLGMLGAAWATTGSYAFCFLFILWFFFSKYSEMKIDWHHFGLKKPIVSEISSLGLVTLSRQAVVSVTYLLMNNILFDFGGETSVTAYAIVSRMLMFALFPIFGITQGFIPIAGFNYGAKNYVRVRQSISIAIRYSMILATLVFVALIGAPELITKMFTTDPLVLQKTPSAMRWVFAATPIIAVQLIGAAYFQAVGKATPALLLTLSRQAFFFIPLIFILPLWYGELGVWMAFPASDVLSTLVTAYFLRKEMKQNLKES
- a CDS encoding CopD family protein, translated to MEYYNYIKALHLIFVITWFAGLFYIPRLFIYHIEASQKPLVESEILCTQLKLMSSRLWYIITWPSAILATFFALWLLHLAPYWMEQSWMHAKLAFVVLLFAYHIKTHMIFKSLQSDKINYSSNFMRIWNEGATLILFAIVFLVILKNTLDMLYGLLGLLGLALVLILGIRLYKKTRGS
- a CDS encoding sensor histidine kinase translates to MAKRSLSLSSRIFFYMILLVVLASILIAAVTVYQYNEQSQDYHRKRLERKEVQLMSSINYVLKESSWEIKTDNLELIFKDKIYEIANIHNVAFNLYDLKGKLIKSSKPWLENDPVPDQLPSYIMDTLALISSKRFVEKNKLLDGNYRSSYLILNAPSSKPLGILNVPYFDDDSLNSGELKEFLIRLGYAYIIMMLIAIAFAYFMSKLITKSLKAISDKMYQTRFEKRNKKIALDGATSEVMSLVESYNNMIDALEESAQKLASTEREQAWREMAKQVAHEVKNPLTPMRLSVQSFQRKFNPDDKDILKKVDEYSKTLIQQIDTMSKIAEAFSSFAKMPTQKIEHLNVVKVVEHALDIFPDSSIDFSSTAQLIQADFDRDQLNRIVTNLVKNAIQAIPEDRTAAIKVELSEEAHHIFIKVKDNGSGIENGIGQKIFEPKFTTKTSGMGLGLPMVKNIVEAYNGEITFNTTLNKGTVFVVSFPKKQ
- a CDS encoding enoyl-CoA hydratase/isomerase family protein, whose protein sequence is MQFNNLLLHIDQGVGVITINRPKKLNALNKETIQELHDAVKSLNASKDIRVIIITGSGEKAFVAGADISEFSDFSVQQAAQLAREGQNILFDFIDQLSTPVIAAVNGFALGGGLELAMAAHFRVASANARMGLPEVSLGVIPGYGGTQRLAQLIGKGRALEMITTAQMIDALKAERWGLVNAVIPQDELLSYCLSLAEKIKRNSPLAIAAAIRAVNANYQEGVQGYDVEISEFAKCFGTDDFSEGTSAFLEKRKAKF
- a CDS encoding FoF1 ATP synthase subunit delta/epsilon, which gives rise to MYLEIVSPETTLFKGEVDSVSVPGANGEFEMLNNHAPIVSILKEGFVKIRGSINLDENNASKFEQKEKGYWLAISSGTIEMNANKIIVLAD
- the atpD gene encoding F0F1 ATP synthase subunit beta, with translation MSKVTGKVSQIVGPVIDVEFGSGTDLPKIYDSLEINRPDGSTLVLEVQSHIGENSVRTIAMDSSDGLSRGTEVNATGAPIQVPIGDDVYGRLFNVIGDAIDGLGNLPKAGKDGLPIHREAPKFEDLSTSTEVLFTGIKVIDLIEPYAKGGKIGLFGGAGVGKTVLIQELINNIAKGHGGLSVFAGVGERTREGNDLLREMLESGIIKYGDDFMHSMEDGGWDLKKVDKAAMKESKATFVFGQMNEPPGARARVALSGLTIAEYFRDGAGDGQGKDVLFFVDNIFRFTQAGSEVSALLGRMPSAVGYQPTLATEMGAMQERITSTKKGSITSVQAVYVPADDLTDPAPATTFAHLDATTVLSRKIAELGIYPAVDPLDSTSRILTADILGGEHYDCAQRVKELLQRYKELQDIIAILGMEELSEEDKLAVGRARRVQRFLSQPFHVAEQFTGIPGVLVDIKETIKGFTMIMDGELDHLPEAAFNLKGTIEEAIEAGEKMLAEA